The nucleotide sequence CACATCTGAGATGATCGGTGGCGAGGAAGCTCTGCGTATCGGTCTTGTGGAAGCAGTTTATCCCGTAGAGCAGTTGCTTGCAGAAGCGCAAAAGCTGGCGGCTGTTTTCGCAAGTAAGAGCGCGATTACCCTGAAGTTTGCCCTAGCGTCCATCCATAACACAACGGAGCTGTCGTTGTCACAAGGCTTGGAGCAAGAAGCAAAGCTCTTTGGTGATGCTTTCGCGACGGAGGACGTAAAAGAAGGCGTGACTGCATTTCTCGAAAAGCGCAAGCCGCAATTTGCAGATCGGTAGTTAAGCATATAGCTTCACAAGTATGAGGTACCACTAAGGAGGAGGCATCCTGATGAATATCGTGGTTGTGTTGAAACAGACGTTTGACACAGAAGAAAAAATCGTCATCCAAAACGGACAAATTTCCGAAGATGGCGTTGAATTCATCATTAATCCCTACGATGAGTACGCTGTAGAAGAGGCAATCAAGCTCAAGGAAGATCATGGCGGCGAAGTAACCGTAATCAGCGTCGGCCCAGACCGTGCTGAAAGTGCACTGCGCACTGCTTTGGCAATGGGCGCAGACAAGGCTGTTCTGGTGGATGACGAGTCTCTGTTCGGAGATGAATTCACGACCGCCAAAGTATTGGCTGCCGTAGCGAAAAAGGTTGGCTTCGATATCATCATTGGTGGACAAATGGCTGTAGACTCCGGGGCTGGCCAAGGCGGTCCTCGTCTGGCAGAAGAACTGGGAATTAACCATGTATCGACTGCTGTGAAGCTAGAGGTGGACGGGACGAACGTACGAGTAGAGCGCGATGTAGAAGGGGACCTGGAAGTCGTGGAGACGAGCCTTCCTGTTTTGATTACGGCTCAGCAAGGACTCAACGAGCCGCGCTATCCTTCTCTCCCAGGTATCATGAAAGCGAAGAAAAAACCATTGGATAGACTCGGCGCAGACGATTTGGGAATTACTGCGGATGAGGTAAAAGCAAGGACAGAAATCGTCGATCAGACATTACCTCCGAAAAAGCAGGCGGGTCGCATTCTCTCTGGCGAATTAGCAGCTCAAACGTCGGAATTGGTGCAACTGTTGCGCAATGAAGCGAAAGTGATCTAAGCGAGAGGGAGAGGATATCCATGAAAAAAGTACTTGTATTGGCAGAAGTACGTGACGGACAACTTCGCAACGTGTCGCTGGAAGCATTGACTGCAGCACAAGCATTGGCTGAGGGCGGCGAAATTGTAGCAGGTGTATTCGGAGCAGATGCAGCAACGCATGCAGTGACATTGGGTCATCACGGTGCGAGCACGGTGTATACGGCTGATCATACAGCGTTGGCACAGTACACGCCAGATGCGTATGTACAGGCACTCACGCAGTTGATTGAGCTGGCTTCTCCAGATGCAGTAGTTTTGGGGCACACCGCGATCGGTCGTGATATCGCACCTCGCGTAGCAGCGAGACTTGGTTACGGTCTAGTTTCGGATGTAACAAGTGTAGAAGCTGGCCCAGTATTTGTTCGCCCGATCTATGCAGGAAAAGCAACGCAATCACGCAAATTCGTTGATGGAACAACATTTATTACGATTCGTCCAAACAACATTGCCATCGGCGCTGCTGACTCTTCGAAAACGGCAGTGGTGGTTCCAGTTGAATTGGAAATCAAGGATTTGCGCACGATCGTAAAAGATGTTGTAAGAAAAACAAGCGGCAAAGTAGACCTTTCCGAAGCAAAAGTCGTGATTTCCGGTGGACGTGGCGTGAAGAGTGCAGAAGGCTTCCAGCCGTTGTACGATCTGGCGGAAGTGCTCGGTGCGGCTGTTGGTGCATCTCGTGGCGCTTGCGACGCAGACTATTGCGACTACTCCATGCAGATCGGACAGACAGGTAAGGTTGTTACACCTGATCTTTATATCGCATGCGGGATTTCGGGAGCGATCCAGCACTTGGCTGGTATGTCCAGCTCGAAGGTCATTGTTGCCATTAACAAAGATCCGGAAGCGCCAATCTTCCAAGTGGCTGATTACGGTATCGTAGGCGACCTGTTCGAAGTACTGCCATTGCTGACGGCTGAGTTTAAAAAAGTGTTGGTATAACAGAAAGACGGTACAAGGCGCTCCTTTTGGGGGCGCTTTTTTTGTCCATAAGGCTTACTTTATGCTTTCCATGCTTGGTATAATAGGCAGTAAGGAGAGGTGATCGGGATGAGCGAACAGCTTTTGCAACAACTGATACACATGGTGGCAGAGAATAACCGATTGGTTAAAGAAACGCAGGAGGAGCTACGCGAGTTTAAGAAAGAAATGTATGATTTTCGAGATGAGATGTACGTGTTTCGGGATGAAATGTACGAATTCCGCGATGACGCTACGCGACGATTAGACAGGTTGGAACGCCAAAATAAACATATCGATGCAGACCTTGATCTGCTGCATCGGAAAGTAAGTGACCATGAACGGGAGATTAACCGGCTAAAGCAAGTCGGGCAATAAGGTGCGGCCAGACTGGACAGACTATAACGAGAAGTGCAGGGCAAAGTGTGGAGCGGCGTAGTCAATTTGGTGTTTGAATGATATACTGATAACCGTTAGGAACCTTTATTTAGTAATTGAAATTCAAGGAGGTAACTTCTATGGCAATTGTAAATGCTACCGACCAAAACTTTTCCCAGGAAGTAGAGCAAGGCGGTACAGTCCTGGTTGACTTCTGGGCTCCATGGTGCGGCCCTTGCAAAATGATCGCTCCTGTACTGGAGCAAATCGACGGTGAAGTGGGCTCCCAGCTCAAAATCGTCAAAGTAAACGTGGATGACAACCCAGATTCTGCTGGTCGTTTTGGTGTAATGTCCATCCCAACCCTGATCGTATTCAAAGACGGTCAACCAGTTGACAAAGTGATTGGCTTCCAACCAAAAGAAGCGCTTATGGCAACTGTAGGCAAACATCTGTAAGAGCAATGCAATGAGTAAAGCGGCATGTAATGTGCCGCTTTTTTTTATGAAGTGGAAATGGAATTCTGAGCGATCGTTTGTCAAAAAATTAAGTTTACTTGAACGAAAATAATTGCGTTTTTAGAATACTTTGATTAAACTTCATATATTCAATTTATTTCGAAAATAAAGGGGGCTTTTCTAATGAAGGGATTTCATTTGATGCGCTCGCTGGCGGCAATCTCGCTAGGGGCGGTATTGATGGTCGGATGTTCAAGCGGAGGAAACACAAGTGCTCCTGTAACAGGAGAAGGTGGCTCTGGACAAGCAACTAGCACCGAAGGCCAAGAGATTCAAGCAAAAATCGGTGTCGTTGGTTTCCTCTCTGGATCTGGCGCAGCCTATGGAGAAGCGCAAAAAGCAGGATTGGAGCTGGCGCTGGGCGAGTTGAATGAAGCGAACAAAGGGAAGCTCAAGATCGAGCTGAAGTTTGAAGACTCCGCCGGAGAAAAAGAAGGCGCGATTAATGCGGTAAATAAACTGATTAATCAGGATAATGTCGTGGCGATCATCGGACCGACACTTTCCGGTGAAATGTTTGCAGCAGGACCAGTGGCAAACGAGGCGGAAACCCCGATTTTTGGTATCTCCAACACATCAGAAGGAATCAATGATATCGGGGAGTACGTGTTCCGCAATTCTTTGCCTGAATCCATTGCGATCCCGACAGCGATGAAAGCAGCCGTGGAGAAAAATGGCTTGAAAAAAGTAGCACTCATCCATGCATCCAACGATGACTTCTCCGTGAATGGCTACAAGGTCATGAAAGCAACCGCTGAAAAGCTGGGCTTGGAGATTACCGGCGAAGCGACTTTCGCAAATGGCGATGTGGATTTCTCGGCACAATTGACAAAGTTGAAGCAAACAAACCCAGACGCTTTGCTTGTGTCCGCTTTGTACAAAGAAGGCTCCATGGTTGTGAAAAAAGCACGTGAGCTGGGCTTTACAGGGACCATTCTTGGTGGGAATGGCTTCAATAATCCGAAGGTTTTCGAAATTGCTGGTCCAGCTGCTGAGGGCTTGATCGTTGCGACTCCATTCAGCCCTGAAAAGAAAGATGATAAAGTACAAGCCTTCGTAAAAGCATTCGAAGCCAAATACAACAAAAAGCCTGACCAGTTCGCTGCCCAAGCATACGACTCGCTGTATATCATGTCGCAGTCACTGCTTGCCGCAGGAAAAGCAGATCGCGAAGAGTTGCGCGGACAATTGGCTCAGCTAAAAGACTTCACAGGTGTATCCGGCAAACTGTCTTTTGACGAGAAACGCAATCCGATTGGTGATGCGGTTGTCGTTGTCGCAAAAGAAGGCAAATTCGTCCCGTTTGAATAGCATCGTGCCCGGGGTCGCTCCGGGCTTCTTTTTCTATCCGTTATCTCGCTGGATCAGAAAGTACCAGAATGCTCTTCGCTTGCTGATCCAGCGAGAATAACGCAATCATCGGTGGCTATGAACCACTTAACAGTGAGGTGAGGCATTTGTTTTGGCAGCAATTAGTCAACGGTTTGACAGTTGGTAGCACTTATTCATTAATCGCATTGGGCTATACGCTCATTTTTGGTGTCCTGGGAATCATTAATATGGCACACGGCCAAATTTTTATTTTTGGATCACTGGTTGGCTTGGTATTGATGACCAGCCTGAATATGCCATTAGGGGTAGCGCTGATCGTGGCAGTCGTGATTTCGGCCATTTTGGGTCTTGTGCTGGAGTATACGGCGCTTCGCCCACTTCGTAAAAAAAATGTACCCCATCTGGCATCGCTGATCAGTACGATTGGATTTGCCATTTTGATGGAGGAAGCCATGCACAAGTTTTTCGGTGCTGACTCCCGTGCGTTCCCGCAATCTTTCGGGGATACCACTTTTGACTTGGGGCTCATTCAAATTCGCAGCGTCGATCTCGTTATTTTGGGGATTTCTGTGTTGCTAATGTTCGTCCTGCATTTCTGGATTCAAAAAACGAAAATGGGAAAAGCCATTCGCGCGACGGCTGAAAATACGGATACAGCAAATATTTTGGGGATTAACACGAATATGGTCATTGTCGTGACCGTCATGCTTGCTTCGGCACTGGGAGGTGTCGCAGGCATTTTGATCGGGATGGCGTACTCTGCTCTCATTCCAACGATGGGGATGACCCTTGGCTTCAAAGGTTTGGCCGTTTTGATTTTAGGCGGGGTAGGCAGCATTCCCGGGGCCATGGTGTGTGGCGTATTGCTTGGGATTATCGAGGTGTTTACCGTCGCGTACGGAGACTCGTCGTATCGGGATGCGGTTGCTTTTGGCTTGATCATTCTCATTTTACTCTTGAAGCCGGAAGGACTATTTGGACGCAAAGCGTAAGGGAGGTGCAGACATTGGACATTCTCAATCCATATAACTTACAGGTATTTACTTTTATCCTGTTAAACAGTATTTTGGCGATCAGTATTTACATTACGCTCTCGACGGGCCAGCTTTCCTTGGGGCATGCGGGCTTTATGAGCATTGGTGCTTTTACGGCGAGTATTTTGACGAAGCAAGCGGACATGCCGTTGTTTATCGCCATCATAATCGGAGGACTGGCGGCTGGGCTGATTGCCCTTTTGATCGGTGCTCCGACATTGAAGCTCCACGGCTTGTACCTGGCAATTGCTACGCTTGGCTTTGGTGAAGTGATCCGCGTTATTTTTCTCAATATGGAGATTACAAATGGCGCCCTCGGATTGACCGGACTTCAATCGATAGGCAATTACTTGTACGATTTTGAAAAAGCAATGGGGTTAAAAGCGCAAACCCTTGGCATTTCGGTTATGCAAATGAAGTCATTATCGACCTTTGTGTTTATGCTGCTCCTGTTTGCTTTCGTGCTTTTCCTGACGCTGCGTCTGAACCGTTCGCGTCTGGGGCGTGCTTTTGAAGCGATCAAAGCAGATGAAACGGCGGCACGAGCGATGGGATTGCAAGTCAACTATTACAAAATGCTTGCTTTTGTGATCGGTTCAATTTTGGCAGGGGTCTGTGGAGGATTGTTCGCTCACATTACGACGACCATTACGCCAGATGATTTTAACTATCATAAAGTCGTAGAGATACTGTCTTATGCCGTGATCGGCGGCAGCGAAGTCGTATGGGGGCCGCTGTTTGGTGCCTTGGTTCTTACGGCATTGCCGGAGGTGCTGCGTGGTTTGGCCGAGTACAAAATGCTCATGTACGGCTTGATCATGGTCGGAGTAATGGCGTTCCGTCCGCATGGCTTGATCGGTGCCGACACGTTCCAAAAGCTGTTCAAGCGTCGTCGGGGCAAGTCATCGGATAAGGAAGCGAAGGGGGGCGTATAGGATGTTGCTGGAACTTGCGAACGTAGGAAAAAGCTTTGGCGGCATCACCGCTCTTCGTGACGTTTCTTTTACTGTCGGAGAGGGAGAAATTGTCGGCTTGATTGGTCCGAATGGTGCGGGGAAAACGACGATTTTCAATATGGCAACGGGCATATTCGAACCAACGACGGGGACTTTTTCTTTTGCCGGACAAAAGTTAAATGGAATAGCACCGAACAAAATTACTGAAATGGGGATTGCGAGGACGTTCCAAAATATTCGCCTCTTCGGTCACATGAGTGCGTTGGACAATGTGAAGGTAGGATGTCATTCGCGCATGAAGGCAGGCTTCTGGGCTTCCCTTTTGAAAACACCGGGACAACGTGCGGAAGAAAAGGCGGTTACCAAAAAAGCAGAGGAGCTTCTCGAATTCGTAGGCTTGTCTGACATTGCTGATGTGCGCTCGGATACATTGGCTTACGGTCAACAACGGCGTCTGGAGATTGCACGGGCACTGGCTACTGAGCCAAAGCTCTTACTTTTGGATGAGCCTGCTGCCGGAATGATCGAGACTGAGACGAAAGCACTCATGGAGCTGGTCAAAAAAATTCGCGATGACGGGACGACTGTCCTATTGGTCGAACACGATATGGGATTGGTCATGAACCTGTGTGAAAAGGTCGTATGTATCAACTTTGGGGTCAAAATTGCCGACGGCACCCCGGCAGAGGTGCAAAACAATCCAGATGTGATTGAAGCCTACCTCGGCAAGGAGGACGAATAAGATGCTGAACATACAAAACTTGACGACCTCCTACGGTCAAATCAAAGCGATTCGCGGGATCACGCTGGAAGTCCCTGAGGGCAAAATCGTTTCGCTGATCGGGGCGAATGGAGCGGGCAAAACTACAACCATGCGTACGATCGCAGGTCAACTGAGGCCTGAAGCAGGGACGATTACGTTTTGCGGTAAACGTATAGAGGGTTCGAGACCACATCAGATCGTAAAAGCTGGACTGGCTTTGGTACCAGAAGGACGTGCGATCCTCGGGAAGATGACCGTGCTGGAAAACCTGGAGATGGGTGCATTCCAGCGCAACGATGCACAAGGCATCAAGGACGACATGGAAAAAATGATGGCCTGGTTCCCTATCCTCAAGGAACGGCTTTCTCAATTGGGGGGGACGATGTCTGGCGGTCAGCAGCAAATGCTAGCCATTGCCCGCGCTTTGATGTCTCGACCGAAGCTGTTGCTTTTGGACGAGCCGTCGATGGGGTTGGCTCCCATCGTGGTGGCGGACATTTTCAAGGTGATCAAAGAAATCAATGCGGAAGGTACAACCGTCCTCATCGTAGAGCAAAATGTCAAACAGGCCCTCAAAATTGCTGATTACGGGTATGTACTGGAGGCAGGGCAAATTGTATTGGATGGCACAGGAGTAGCGTTGTTAAACGACGAGCGTGTAAAAGAAGCATATTTGGGCGGTCGCAAGCACTAGTCTGCCTATAAAAAACTGTCGCCATGGAATGAGGCGGCAGTTTTTTTCGTATGGATTCCATGGTACTATGAAGGATAGAACGTATATTCTCTTATGATGCGAAAAAGGGAAGGAAGCCGGATACGATGCCAACCAAATTGACGAGAGAGCAAATGGAATATCTTGTTCATCAAGTACAGCGCTATTTTAAAGAAGAACGGTCGGAGACACTCGGCAATTTGGAGACGGAAGAGTTGATTGCCTTTTTTTCGAAAGAACTCGGCCCCTTCTATTACAATCAAGGGGTACAAGACAGCCGCAAGCTGCTGGTGGAACGGATGAGTTCTTTAGAAGATGAACTGTATGTATTGGAAAAGCCATTCCACAAGAACAAATAGATGCAAGGCAGATATAGAGCAAAGAGGAGGGGGCAGCCATGAACAGCTCCTTAAAAGATAAGCTGGCCGTCCTGCCAGATAAGCCAGGCTGCTACCTGATGAAAAATGCGAGCGGGGAAATCATTTACGTAGGAAAAGCCAAGGTGCTGAAAAACCGCGTCCGCTCTTATTTTACAGGCAGTCATAACGGAAAGACGCAGCTGTTGGTCAGTGAGATCGTGGACTTTGAGTACATTGTGGTATCCTCAGCAATTGAGGCGCTCATCCTCGAGTGCAACCTGATCAAGGAGCATGACCCTCGTTACAATGTCATGCTCCGCGACGACAAGACGTATCCGTACATCAAAATTACGAATGAGGCGCAGCCACGCCTGGAGATTACCCGTAAGGTACTAAAAGATAAAGCCAAGTATTTCGGTCCGTATCCGAATGCTGGAGATGCCTCCGAGGTGAAGAAGCTGCTTGATCGCCTCTATCCGTTGCGCAAATGCCGCAATATGCCCAAGCAGGTTTGTCTTTACTACCATTTGGGACAATGTCTAGCGCCCTGTGTGTACGAGGTATCGGCAGAGGAAAATCAGCGTTTGGTGGATGAAATCAGCCGATTCCTCGATGGTGGCCATGAGGAAATGAAGCAAACCCTCACGGAAAAAATGCTGCAAGCCGCAGAAAACATGGAGTTCGAACGCGCCAAGGAATATCGCGATCAGATCAAGAGCATCGAAGCGGTGATGGAGAAGCAGAAGATCACGTTCACCGATACGGTAGACCGCGACATTATCGGGTTTGCTGTGGAAAAAGGCTGGATGTGCATTCAGGTGTTCTATATGCGAAAAGGGAAGATGATCGAGCGTCAGACGACTTCCTTTCCATACTATGGAAGCGAAACCGAAGACTTCATGTCTTATGTGAGCCAGTTCTACTACGACAAGCAAAATGCACTGCCAAAAGAAATTTTGCTCCCGCAAGAGAGTGAACCGGAGCTTTTGAGTGAGTGGCTGGGCATCAAAGTCCATGCTCCGAAAAGAGGCAAGAAGCATGAGCTCGTGAAGATGGCTTCGGAGAACGCCCGTATTGCTTTGCAGGAGAAGTTCGCGCTGATGTCCAAGGACGATGCTCGTACGGTCCAAGCGGTACACAATCTCGGTCACATTTTAGGGATTCCGGTTCCTCATCGAATTGAAGCGTTTGACAACTCCAACATTCAGGGAACAGAGCCTGTGTCTGCGATGATTGTGTTTACAGACGGCCGCCCTGACAAAAAGGAATACCGCAAATTCAAGATCAAAACCGTCGAGGGACCAGATGATTACGGCTCCATGCGCGAAGTCGTTCGCCGTCGATACTCTCGCCTGTTGAAAGAAAACCAGCCTATGCCCGATCTGATTGTGATTGATGGTGGAAAAGGTCAAATCAGCGCGGCTATGGACGTGCTGGAAAACGAGCTGGGTCTCTATATTCCCGTCTGTGGACTCGCGAAGGATGAGAAGCACCGCACTGCTCAGCTCATGTACGGAGATCCGCCAGAGCCTGTGAATCTTAGACGTGATAGCTATGAGTTTTATTTGTTGCAGCGCATCCAAGATGAAGTCCACCGTTTTGTTATTACGTTCCACAGACAATCCCGGACGAAAACGATGCTTTCCTCACAGTTGGATGAAATTCCGGGTATCGGTGAGAAACGACGCAAGCTGTTGTTCTCTCATTTTGGCTCGTTGAAAAAAATGCGTGAGGCGACCGTTGAAGACTTCCGCCAACTAGGGATCGGCGACAAGCTGGCAAAAGAAATCATCGGGCATCTGCGTAAGCTGGACACATAGCAAATGTAACTTTTGGAATAACCTCTAAAAAGGAATTGATCCATTTTTAGACTCATGATATAATCCGATTCAAACAGAATAGTTAGCCTCACTTCCATTATGGAGTGAGGTAGAGGCGCGAAAACCAAGAGTACCACCCTGAGATCGGGTATCTGTGAAGGGGACGGGAAAGGGGAATTCGCCGAAGTGTGGAGGGAAACCCGCTTTTCTCCATGCTGGGTCTGCGTTGAACAAATGCAGGACTGTCATCTGCACAATGACCAATTGTCAGATGGAGAGCTATCTCACGGTGTGTCAATGTGAGTTTTGATGGTGTTTACTGTCAATCTTCGTTGTCCGCGTGTATTGGGAGGGAGGAACCGGTATGTCGAAACAATAGGCAGCGGCAGGTCTTATTCCTTGTCGGTGCCTTTTTTGTAAAATAAAAATGCAAGACTTTTCCTTATAGAGAGAATAGTGAAAAACCATACAATACGAGATAAATACCAAATTGGATATGAGAAAAAGGGAGAGAAGCCGCATGGGGTTGATCGTGCAGAAATACGGAGGCACCTCTGTAGGTACCATTGAGCGAATTTTACGAGTTGCGGATCGAATTATCAGCTACAAAGAGGAAGGACATGATGTGGTAGTCGTTGTTTCTGCAATGGGGAAATCTACTGATGTGTTGGTAGACATGGCCAAGCAGATTAGCGCATACCCATCCGAGCGTGAAATGGATATGCTGCTGACCACGGGGGAGCAGGTATCGATCGCGCTTTTGTCGATGGCTTTGCATACAAAAGGCTACGACGCCATTTCTCTTACGGGCTGGCAAGCTGGAATCACTACGGAGGCGATTCACGGAAGAGCACGGATCAAGCAGATTGATCCAGAGCGGATTCAATCCGAGCTCGGCCGTGGTCGTGTGGTGATCGTGGCAGGATTCCAAGGGATCAGTGACGAAGGTGAAATTACGACGCTCGGCCGCGGTGGATCGGATACATCTGCGGTTACACTCGCAGCGAGCTTGAACGCTGAGAAATGCGAAATCTTTACGGACGTGTCCGGGGTGTATACAGCTGATCCGCGAATGGTTCCAGCAGCGAGCAAGCTGGATACGATCTCGTATGATGAGATGCTGGAGCTGGCGAACCTCGGTGCAGGGGTTCTTCATCCAAGGTCAGTAGAGGCTGCGAAAAAATACAAGGTAAGGCTGGTCGTCCGCTCCAGCTTTACTGCCGAAGATGGTACGTACGTTGAGGAGGTTGCCAACATGGAAACAGGAAGAGTAGTAAGTGGAGTTGCACACGAT is from Brevibacillus brevis and encodes:
- a CDS encoding electron transfer flavoprotein subunit beta/FixA family protein, with product MNIVVVLKQTFDTEEKIVIQNGQISEDGVEFIINPYDEYAVEEAIKLKEDHGGEVTVISVGPDRAESALRTALAMGADKAVLVDDESLFGDEFTTAKVLAAVAKKVGFDIIIGGQMAVDSGAGQGGPRLAEELGINHVSTAVKLEVDGTNVRVERDVEGDLEVVETSLPVLITAQQGLNEPRYPSLPGIMKAKKKPLDRLGADDLGITADEVKARTEIVDQTLPPKKQAGRILSGELAAQTSELVQLLRNEAKVI
- a CDS encoding electron transfer flavoprotein subunit alpha/FixB family protein: MKKVLVLAEVRDGQLRNVSLEALTAAQALAEGGEIVAGVFGADAATHAVTLGHHGASTVYTADHTALAQYTPDAYVQALTQLIELASPDAVVLGHTAIGRDIAPRVAARLGYGLVSDVTSVEAGPVFVRPIYAGKATQSRKFVDGTTFITIRPNNIAIGAADSSKTAVVVPVELEIKDLRTIVKDVVRKTSGKVDLSEAKVVISGGRGVKSAEGFQPLYDLAEVLGAAVGASRGACDADYCDYSMQIGQTGKVVTPDLYIACGISGAIQHLAGMSSSKVIVAINKDPEAPIFQVADYGIVGDLFEVLPLLTAEFKKVLV
- the trxA gene encoding thioredoxin yields the protein MAIVNATDQNFSQEVEQGGTVLVDFWAPWCGPCKMIAPVLEQIDGEVGSQLKIVKVNVDDNPDSAGRFGVMSIPTLIVFKDGQPVDKVIGFQPKEALMATVGKHL
- a CDS encoding ABC transporter substrate-binding protein, whose translation is MKGFHLMRSLAAISLGAVLMVGCSSGGNTSAPVTGEGGSGQATSTEGQEIQAKIGVVGFLSGSGAAYGEAQKAGLELALGELNEANKGKLKIELKFEDSAGEKEGAINAVNKLINQDNVVAIIGPTLSGEMFAAGPVANEAETPIFGISNTSEGINDIGEYVFRNSLPESIAIPTAMKAAVEKNGLKKVALIHASNDDFSVNGYKVMKATAEKLGLEITGEATFANGDVDFSAQLTKLKQTNPDALLVSALYKEGSMVVKKARELGFTGTILGGNGFNNPKVFEIAGPAAEGLIVATPFSPEKKDDKVQAFVKAFEAKYNKKPDQFAAQAYDSLYIMSQSLLAAGKADREELRGQLAQLKDFTGVSGKLSFDEKRNPIGDAVVVVAKEGKFVPFE
- a CDS encoding branched-chain amino acid ABC transporter permease; its protein translation is MFWQQLVNGLTVGSTYSLIALGYTLIFGVLGIINMAHGQIFIFGSLVGLVLMTSLNMPLGVALIVAVVISAILGLVLEYTALRPLRKKNVPHLASLISTIGFAILMEEAMHKFFGADSRAFPQSFGDTTFDLGLIQIRSVDLVILGISVLLMFVLHFWIQKTKMGKAIRATAENTDTANILGINTNMVIVVTVMLASALGGVAGILIGMAYSALIPTMGMTLGFKGLAVLILGGVGSIPGAMVCGVLLGIIEVFTVAYGDSSYRDAVAFGLIILILLLKPEGLFGRKA
- a CDS encoding branched-chain amino acid ABC transporter permease, with the protein product MQTLDILNPYNLQVFTFILLNSILAISIYITLSTGQLSLGHAGFMSIGAFTASILTKQADMPLFIAIIIGGLAAGLIALLIGAPTLKLHGLYLAIATLGFGEVIRVIFLNMEITNGALGLTGLQSIGNYLYDFEKAMGLKAQTLGISVMQMKSLSTFVFMLLLFAFVLFLTLRLNRSRLGRAFEAIKADETAARAMGLQVNYYKMLAFVIGSILAGVCGGLFAHITTTITPDDFNYHKVVEILSYAVIGGSEVVWGPLFGALVLTALPEVLRGLAEYKMLMYGLIMVGVMAFRPHGLIGADTFQKLFKRRRGKSSDKEAKGGV
- a CDS encoding ABC transporter ATP-binding protein, whose product is MLLELANVGKSFGGITALRDVSFTVGEGEIVGLIGPNGAGKTTIFNMATGIFEPTTGTFSFAGQKLNGIAPNKITEMGIARTFQNIRLFGHMSALDNVKVGCHSRMKAGFWASLLKTPGQRAEEKAVTKKAEELLEFVGLSDIADVRSDTLAYGQQRRLEIARALATEPKLLLLDEPAAGMIETETKALMELVKKIRDDGTTVLLVEHDMGLVMNLCEKVVCINFGVKIADGTPAEVQNNPDVIEAYLGKEDE
- a CDS encoding ABC transporter ATP-binding protein — protein: MLNIQNLTTSYGQIKAIRGITLEVPEGKIVSLIGANGAGKTTTMRTIAGQLRPEAGTITFCGKRIEGSRPHQIVKAGLALVPEGRAILGKMTVLENLEMGAFQRNDAQGIKDDMEKMMAWFPILKERLSQLGGTMSGGQQQMLAIARALMSRPKLLLLDEPSMGLAPIVVADIFKVIKEINAEGTTVLIVEQNVKQALKIADYGYVLEAGQIVLDGTGVALLNDERVKEAYLGGRKH
- a CDS encoding DUF2164 domain-containing protein, with amino-acid sequence MPTKLTREQMEYLVHQVQRYFKEERSETLGNLETEELIAFFSKELGPFYYNQGVQDSRKLLVERMSSLEDELYVLEKPFHKNK
- the uvrC gene encoding excinuclease ABC subunit UvrC — protein: MNSSLKDKLAVLPDKPGCYLMKNASGEIIYVGKAKVLKNRVRSYFTGSHNGKTQLLVSEIVDFEYIVVSSAIEALILECNLIKEHDPRYNVMLRDDKTYPYIKITNEAQPRLEITRKVLKDKAKYFGPYPNAGDASEVKKLLDRLYPLRKCRNMPKQVCLYYHLGQCLAPCVYEVSAEENQRLVDEISRFLDGGHEEMKQTLTEKMLQAAENMEFERAKEYRDQIKSIEAVMEKQKITFTDTVDRDIIGFAVEKGWMCIQVFYMRKGKMIERQTTSFPYYGSETEDFMSYVSQFYYDKQNALPKEILLPQESEPELLSEWLGIKVHAPKRGKKHELVKMASENARIALQEKFALMSKDDARTVQAVHNLGHILGIPVPHRIEAFDNSNIQGTEPVSAMIVFTDGRPDKKEYRKFKIKTVEGPDDYGSMREVVRRRYSRLLKENQPMPDLIVIDGGKGQISAAMDVLENELGLYIPVCGLAKDEKHRTAQLMYGDPPEPVNLRRDSYEFYLLQRIQDEVHRFVITFHRQSRTKTMLSSQLDEIPGIGEKRRKLLFSHFGSLKKMREATVEDFRQLGIGDKLAKEIIGHLRKLDT
- a CDS encoding aspartate kinase, yielding MGLIVQKYGGTSVGTIERILRVADRIISYKEEGHDVVVVVSAMGKSTDVLVDMAKQISAYPSEREMDMLLTTGEQVSIALLSMALHTKGYDAISLTGWQAGITTEAIHGRARIKQIDPERIQSELGRGRVVIVAGFQGISDEGEITTLGRGGSDTSAVTLAASLNAEKCEIFTDVSGVYTADPRMVPAASKLDTISYDEMLELANLGAGVLHPRSVEAAKKYKVRLVVRSSFTAEDGTYVEEVANMETGRVVSGVAHDEDVAKITVVGMPAKVGTLSRLFNTLADNQVNVDIIIQSSYDASVTNISFTVAADDLKKALDTLDRNKNELGFEKVDFEEGLTKVSIVGSGMINNPGVAAEMFRVLAEKEISIKMVSTSDIKVSCVIPAALTELAVRSLHSAYGLDVEETAVVHGV